The Vibrio nitrifigilis genome window below encodes:
- the sspB gene encoding ClpXP protease specificity-enhancing factor: protein MDIEQMTPRRPFMLRAFYDWLLENDLTPHLVVDATLNGVQVPLEYVQDGQIILNVAPRAVGNLQLGNDEVTFNARFGGRPHVVIVPLYAVQAIYARENGAGTMFEPEPAYMEQLEAMDELEQDEANSEESISLVSDTMPDSEDSNEDGSSDPDDEPPRPKGRPSLRVVK from the coding sequence ATGGATATCGAGCAAATGACCCCACGCCGTCCTTTTATGCTTCGTGCATTTTACGATTGGCTACTGGAAAATGATTTAACACCACATTTGGTTGTTGATGCAACGCTAAATGGAGTTCAGGTTCCCCTGGAATACGTGCAAGATGGGCAGATTATTCTTAATGTTGCCCCTCGTGCTGTTGGTAACTTGCAACTTGGTAACGATGAAGTGACGTTTAACGCTCGCTTTGGTGGGCGTCCTCACGTGGTGATTGTACCGCTATATGCAGTTCAAGCTATTTATGCCAGAGAGAATGGTGCTGGTACTATGTTTGAGCCTGAGCCCGCGTATATGGAACAATTAGAAGCGATGGATGAATTAGAGCAGGACGAAGCAAACAGTGAAGAGAGTATTTCTCTTGTTTCTGACACTATGCCTGACTCCGAAGACTCTAATGAAGATGGTTCATCAGATCCTGATGATGAGCCGCCACGTCCAAAAGGTCGACCAAGCTTACGCGTGGTTAAATAA
- the sspA gene encoding stringent starvation protein SspA, which translates to MAVAANKRSVMTLFSSASDMYSHQVRIVLAEKGVSVEVELVDENNLPADLVELNPYKSVPTLVDRELALYDSKIIMEYLDERFPHPPLMPVYPVARGNSRLMIYRIERNWYSLADKIVNGSAEEAENARNRLRTDLLTLGPVFAEFEYFMSEEFSLIDCYLAPLLWRLPVLGIELVGPGSKELKVYMNRVFERDSFLASLTEAEREMRLSR; encoded by the coding sequence ATGGCTGTAGCTGCCAATAAACGTTCTGTGATGACACTGTTTTCAAGTGCCTCTGATATGTATAGCCATCAGGTTCGCATCGTGCTGGCTGAGAAAGGCGTCAGTGTTGAAGTTGAGTTGGTTGACGAAAATAACCTGCCAGCGGATCTCGTTGAGCTAAACCCTTATAAATCCGTGCCTACTCTAGTAGATCGCGAACTGGCTTTATACGATTCAAAAATCATCATGGAATACCTTGATGAACGATTCCCGCATCCACCATTGATGCCGGTATACCCTGTTGCTCGTGGTAACAGCCGTTTGATGATTTACCGTATCGAACGTAACTGGTATTCACTAGCAGACAAAATTGTTAATGGTTCTGCAGAAGAGGCTGAAAATGCTCGTAACCGCTTACGCACTGACTTACTAACCTTAGGTCCTGTGTTTGCTGAATTCGAGTACTTCATGAGCGAAGAGTTCAGCTTGATTGACTGCTATCTAGCTCCTCTATTATGGCGTTTACCTGTATTAGGTATCGAACTTGTTGGTCCTGGTTCTAAAGAACTGAAAGTTTACATGAACCGTGTTTTTGAACGTGATTCATTCTTAGCTTCTTTAACTGAAGCAGAACGCGAGATGCGTCTGTCTCGTTAA
- a CDS encoding cytochrome c1 yields the protein MRATLIVAIVLIFMNASVLAQGQTLTLSSANIDPSDHASLVRGAKAYSRYCLSCHSLQYQHYKQVAKGLQLSHGELQRDIMITPNTHWTMPMNAAFSNENMKQWLGRPAPDLTYITKQYSPDWLYTYLHAFYTDPTQPLGVNNWLVPNVSMPNVLQGLQGPTQAIYSKSSTNLLLGVKVSGAGVLNPKQYDQFVRDLVNYLNYTADPSAEQRYNIGWWVLGFLSLFTMLAWLLKKEYWRDAH from the coding sequence ATGAGAGCGACACTAATAGTAGCTATTGTGTTGATTTTTATGAATGCGTCGGTCTTGGCTCAAGGACAAACACTCACTTTATCTAGCGCTAATATTGATCCTAGCGATCATGCTTCTTTAGTCAGGGGAGCTAAAGCGTATTCACGTTACTGTTTGAGTTGCCATAGTTTGCAATATCAACACTATAAGCAAGTCGCGAAAGGGCTGCAGCTATCACACGGTGAGTTACAAAGGGATATCATGATTACCCCAAATACCCATTGGACGATGCCAATGAATGCTGCTTTTTCAAATGAGAATATGAAACAGTGGCTAGGGAGACCGGCACCTGATTTAACCTATATCACTAAGCAGTATTCACCCGACTGGTTATATACCTATTTACATGCCTTTTATACCGATCCTACTCAACCATTAGGTGTTAATAATTGGCTCGTGCCTAATGTTTCTATGCCGAATGTATTACAAGGATTACAGGGGCCCACTCAAGCCATATACTCAAAATCATCGACGAATCTGCTTCTCGGGGTAAAGGTGTCAGGGGCGGGCGTTCTAAATCCTAAGCAGTATGATCAGTTTGTCCGCGATCTCGTTAACTATCTTAATTACACCGCTGACCCTTCAGCAGAGCAACGGTACAATATAGGCTGGTGGGTTTTAGGCTTTTTGTCACTATTTACCATGCTAGCTTGGTTGCTTAAGAAAGAGTATTGGCGTGATGCACACTAA
- a CDS encoding BON domain-containing protein, which produces MKKMLRLLFACSILLSLSGCAGIFIAGAATTANLVTDPRSTQQIWDDNHLELQIGGLAHKAPYKNQLRVTAVSYQGKVVLIGQAIQPNVMEKFVNDVHQLKGVRELHNRIQVKPLLGIAAVSEDSWITTKVKSALLTNSDLNGVKVTVETDDNVVYLFGYITHEKADIATEVTRNISGVKQVIRAFNYAD; this is translated from the coding sequence ATGAAAAAAATGCTCCGACTTCTTTTTGCTTGCTCTATTTTGCTGTCCCTTTCTGGATGTGCTGGTATTTTTATCGCAGGCGCTGCAACCACAGCTAACCTGGTCACAGATCCTCGCTCGACCCAGCAAATCTGGGATGATAATCATCTTGAATTGCAAATTGGTGGACTCGCGCATAAAGCCCCATATAAAAACCAGCTTCGCGTGACAGCCGTTTCTTATCAAGGCAAGGTAGTATTGATAGGCCAAGCGATACAACCAAACGTCATGGAAAAGTTCGTCAATGACGTACATCAGCTCAAAGGAGTGAGAGAGTTACATAACCGCATTCAGGTCAAACCGCTTCTTGGCATTGCAGCAGTGAGCGAGGATAGCTGGATCACGACCAAAGTAAAATCTGCTTTGCTAACAAATTCCGACTTAAATGGCGTAAAAGTCACAGTAGAAACTGACGATAACGTTGTGTATCTATTTGGTTATATTACGCATGAAAAAGCCGACATTGCTACAGAAGTCACTCGTAATATCTCTGGTGTTAAACAGGTAATTCGTGCATTCAACTATGCCGATTAA
- the petA gene encoding ubiquinol-cytochrome c reductase iron-sulfur subunit, whose translation MSNPEHSMTRRRFLTVTTAVVGGVGIATATIPFIRAWRPSYQAEVAAAPVEVDVSKLAPGQLVTVRWQGKPVWIVRRTQTILQALKNQTDQLLDPNSQEPQQPRYIQSPFRSIRPDIFVSVGVCTHLGCSPNYLPHSLTSHIEGVKAGFFCPCHGSSFDMAGRVFSGGPAPLNLLIPKHMYINDNKLLIGKDEQGSES comes from the coding sequence ATGAGCAATCCAGAGCACTCTATGACCCGACGTCGTTTCTTAACAGTGACAACTGCTGTCGTAGGTGGGGTTGGAATAGCGACAGCCACCATTCCGTTTATTCGCGCGTGGCGTCCCAGCTATCAGGCTGAGGTAGCCGCTGCTCCAGTAGAAGTTGATGTCAGTAAATTAGCTCCGGGGCAGCTTGTGACTGTGCGTTGGCAAGGCAAACCTGTGTGGATAGTTCGCCGAACTCAGACAATATTACAAGCTTTAAAGAATCAAACGGATCAATTGTTAGATCCTAATTCCCAGGAACCTCAACAACCCCGCTATATCCAATCTCCTTTTCGATCCATTCGTCCTGATATTTTTGTTTCTGTTGGTGTCTGTACTCATCTAGGGTGTTCCCCTAATTATTTACCACATTCACTCACTTCTCATATCGAAGGGGTTAAAGCTGGATTCTTTTGTCCTTGTCATGGTTCAAGCTTTGATATGGCAGGAAGAGTATTTTCTGGCGGTCCTGCTCCGCTCAATTTGTTGATTCCTAAGCATATGTATATCAATGACAATAAATTATTGATTGGTAAAGATGAGCAGGGGAGTGAATCATGA
- the rplM gene encoding 50S ribosomal protein L13, with amino-acid sequence MKTFVAKPETVKRDWYVVDAEGKTLGRLATEIASRLRGKHKPEYTPHADAGDYIIVINAEKVTVTGNKAKNKVYYRHSEFPGGLKSITFEKLIDRKPEMVIETAVKGMLPRGPLGRAMYRKLKVYAGAEHNHAAQQPKVLDI; translated from the coding sequence ATGAAAACTTTCGTTGCTAAACCAGAAACTGTAAAACGCGACTGGTATGTTGTAGACGCAGAAGGTAAAACTCTTGGCCGTCTTGCAACTGAAATTGCATCTCGCCTACGTGGCAAACACAAACCTGAGTACACTCCTCACGCTGACGCTGGTGATTACATCATCGTTATCAACGCTGAGAAAGTTACTGTAACTGGTAACAAAGCTAAAAACAAAGTGTACTACCGTCACTCAGAATTTCCTGGTGGCCTAAAATCAATCACTTTTGAAAAACTGATTGATCGTAAGCCTGAAATGGTAATTGAAACAGCGGTTAAAGGCATGCTTCCACGTGGTCCTCTAGGCCGTGCTATGTACCGTAAACTGAAAGTTTACGCGGGCGCTGAGCACAACCATGCTGCTCAACAACCAAAAGTACTAGACATCTAA
- the rpsI gene encoding 30S ribosomal protein S9, with protein MAENQYYGTGRRKSSAARVFIKPGSGNIVINKRSLDEYFGRPTARMVVQQPLELVEMTDKLDLYITVSGGGISGQAGAIRHGITRALMEYDESLRPALRAAGYVTRDARRVERKKVGLRKARRRPQFSKR; from the coding sequence ATGGCAGAGAATCAATACTACGGCACTGGCCGTCGCAAAAGCTCAGCTGCACGTGTTTTCATTAAACCAGGCAGCGGCAACATCGTAATCAACAAGCGTAGCCTTGATGAATACTTCGGTCGTCCAACAGCTCGTATGGTTGTTCAACAACCACTAGAACTAGTTGAAATGACTGACAAACTAGACCTTTACATCACTGTTTCTGGTGGTGGTATTTCTGGTCAAGCAGGTGCTATCCGTCACGGTATCACTCGCGCACTTATGGAATACGATGAGTCTCTACGTCCTGCTCTACGCGCAGCTGGATACGTTACTCGTGACGCACGTCGCGTTGAACGTAAGAAAGTTGGTCTACGTAAAGCACGTCGTCGTCCACAGTTCTCAAAACGTTAA
- a CDS encoding cytochrome b, which produces MKSLLAWLESRLPVMDAFRRHLSGYPIPKNINGWWVFGSLSLLVLVIQVVTGIWLAMNYQPSAEHAFDSVAYIMRNVDYGWLIRYLHVVGASALFIVMYLHMFRGLIYGSYQRPRELVWLIGMVSFVVLMGEAFMGYLLPWGQMSYWGAQVITSLFGAIPYVGDTVAEWVRGDFVVSGFTLNRFFALHVIGLPLALLFLIYLHIVALHQVGSNNPDGIDTKLPKGSVTPEQRSPFLYHSAYTKEHDIVDSVPFYPYGVVKDLVGVGLFLLLFCTVLFFDPSLHGYFLESANYFPADPLQTPSHIAPLWYFTPYYAILRAVPDKLLGIIAMASAVLVVFFLPWIDRCRVRSIRYRSRFHWWNIVQFSVCFIALGILGGQPVTSMNILLARLFALGYFMFFVLLYYYSKHERTKPVPSRIGG; this is translated from the coding sequence ATGAAGTCTTTATTGGCTTGGTTAGAATCTCGTTTGCCTGTGATGGATGCTTTTCGTCGCCACCTCTCTGGTTATCCCATCCCGAAAAATATTAATGGCTGGTGGGTTTTTGGCTCGCTATCGTTGTTAGTGTTGGTCATTCAAGTTGTCACTGGTATTTGGCTTGCAATGAATTATCAGCCGAGCGCTGAGCATGCGTTTGATTCAGTGGCTTATATTATGCGCAATGTCGATTATGGATGGTTAATTCGCTATCTCCATGTTGTTGGGGCTTCTGCTCTGTTTATCGTGATGTATTTACATATGTTCCGAGGTTTGATTTACGGTTCATATCAACGACCTCGTGAACTTGTTTGGTTGATCGGTATGGTTAGCTTTGTGGTGTTAATGGGTGAAGCCTTTATGGGGTATTTATTACCTTGGGGGCAAATGTCATATTGGGGCGCTCAAGTTATTACATCATTATTCGGTGCTATCCCCTATGTTGGTGATACAGTCGCTGAGTGGGTTAGAGGGGATTTTGTTGTATCGGGATTTACCCTAAATCGTTTCTTCGCTTTGCATGTGATCGGATTGCCATTAGCTTTATTGTTTCTTATTTATTTGCATATTGTCGCTTTGCATCAAGTGGGGTCGAATAACCCTGATGGTATTGATACGAAATTACCTAAAGGGAGTGTTACCCCAGAGCAGCGTTCGCCTTTTTTATATCATTCAGCCTATACCAAGGAACATGATATTGTTGATTCTGTCCCATTCTACCCTTATGGAGTAGTGAAGGATTTAGTCGGTGTGGGGCTGTTCCTGCTACTCTTTTGCACGGTACTGTTTTTTGATCCCAGCTTACATGGCTATTTTCTTGAATCGGCGAATTATTTTCCTGCTGATCCGCTGCAAACTCCGTCTCATATTGCTCCCCTGTGGTACTTTACTCCATATTACGCCATCCTTCGCGCGGTGCCTGATAAGCTTTTAGGGATTATCGCGATGGCTAGTGCTGTGTTGGTTGTGTTCTTTCTGCCATGGATTGACCGCTGTCGCGTTCGTTCTATTCGCTATCGAAGCCGTTTTCATTGGTGGAATATTGTTCAGTTTAGCGTCTGTTTTATTGCACTAGGTATTCTGGGGGGGCAACCTGTCACATCGATGAATATCCTTTTGGCCCGGTTATTTGCCTTAGGTTATTTCATGTTTTTTGTCTTGCTCTATTACTACAGTAAGCACGAGAGAACCAAGCCAGTTCCTAGCCGGATTGGAGGTTAA